The DNA segment TATTTATCAACTTTAAATGAGTACACAACTCATTTTTCCAAGAATACCTCACATGAATGAAAATTAATGCATGTGACTATGCTGACTCGACAAATAGCGTTCTAGCGAAAAATTATTGCATCAGGATAAGTAGCTTTTGGCTTTGAACCTTTCTTAGTGAAACATAATCGGATTTACTTGGCAATTAGTGGACGTGATGCCTTGAACTATTCGCCGTTttgtgtaaaccaagacaattaTGCTCACACAATAACCTTTCTAACATTTCGTTTGGTTCTCACTGTTGTGTCCATTTCAGCCTTGGACACCGCTTGGTTCCGCGAGTGCTTTACATATTTGAAGCGGCCACACTTCGTACTTACGTAGGTGATCTCCTAGGAGAGTATTCCGCAATACTTTAACATACCAATTTGTATGTCTTAGGAATCATTAAAGGTATAGACCTATCCTTATACCCTTATCGTGAACAAGACCTGTTATCATAGGAATGGGTAGGAGATTTCTCCAAGGTGTTTCTCTAATCTTGTAATTTAGTTGTCCCTTTTGAACCTAGATCTTGGGATCTCCAGTCAACTAGGTTGGGTATCCACTACAAGATTTAATTTTGGGGTTTTAAACTCATTCCCCTAGATAGGCAATTCATTTGATCTCTCAGTATACCTTTCGTTAGTGGATCCGTGAGATTCTCCTttgattttacataatcaaTGGAGATAGTGTCATTAGAGATCAATTGTCGTATGGTATTATGTATACGACGTATATGTCGAGACTTACCATTGTACATGCTGCTTTGTGTCCTTCCAATTGCAGATTGACTATCACAATGAATTATTATTGAGGACACGGTCCTATTCCAACAAGGGATTTCTTCTAAGAAATTTCGAGGCCATTATGCTTCTTCTCCTGCTTTGTCCAAAGCAATGAATTCGGATTCCATTGTGGACCGAGCAATACAAGTTTGCTTAGAAGACTTCCATGATATGGCACCACCACCAATGGTAAATACGTAACCACTTGTAGATTTTGAATCCCTTATATCCGATATCCAATTTGCGTCACTATAACCTTCTAGCAATACAGGATATCTCGTATAATGTAATCCATAGTTCAAAGTGTATCTTAGATATATAAGTACACTTATCAATGTCTTCCAATGTTCATTACTAGGATTACTCGTAAATCTGCTTAATTTGTTGACATCATATGCAATATCCGGACGAGTGTAGTTCATGATATACACTAAACTGCCAATTATCCTTGAATATTCTAATTGAGATACAAGTTCACCTTTATTTTTGGAAAGATGTAGATTTGGATCTACAGGTGTTTTAATCAAAGACATGTCATtcacattatatatattttttaatattttctccACATAGTGAGATTGCGACAACACACGTCCTTCCGATGTCTTTGTAACTTTAATTCCCAAAATGACATCTACTTCTCCCAtatctttcatatcaaaattcttCGTCAACATTTTCTTTGATGATGTTAATATTACTTCTCACAATTaacatatcatcaacatataggCAAAATAAAACATATTCTTCGGGTGTGCCTTTAATGTAAATACATTTATCACACTCGTTAATCTTGAAACTATTTGACAACATAGTTTTGTCAAATTTCTCATGTCATTGTTTTGATGCTTGTTTAAGCCCATATAATGACTTAACGAGTctacacatttttttttctttgtccGGGAACCAGATACCCTTCGGGTTGTTCCACATATATTTCTTCCTCAAGTTCCCCATTGAGAAATGctgtttttacatccatttgatgtatTTCTAGATTATGCAATGTTGTAATTGATATCAATACTCGAATGGATGTTATTCTAGTCACTGGCGAGTATGTATCAAAATAATCAAGACCTTCCATTTGTTTATAATCTTTAGCTACTAATCTAGCTTTATATTTTTCAATAGATCCATCAACTTGTATTTTCGTTTGAGAATCCATTTGAATTCCAATGGTTTATTTCCCGGAGGAAGATCAACCAATTCTTCCATGAGTGATTTTGCATAATGGATTCAATCTCATTGTTTCATTGTTCATGTCTCTTTCCAAAAAGAGGCTTCAGGACTTGATAGTGCTTTACTGATTGTCCTTGGTTCATTTTCCAACATATGTTAGAAAATCACAAAAATCTTTAGCAGGTTTAATCCTCTTGCTCTTAGTTCTTGTGGATCTTTCGTGATTTGACCACTCTTATCATCATAAGTCCTTTTTCTAGAACTTACCTCTTTCTTTTTCCTTACAAGGAAACATTTCTTCAAAGAAGACAACATTTCTTGATTCAATAATAGTTCTTTCGTGCACATCATTTATTTCAGACTTACGTACCAAAAATCGATATGTACTACTATTATTTGCATATCCAATAAATATGCAATCTATTGTTTTTGGTCCAATTTTTACTTGCTTTGGTTTTGGTACTTTCACCTTTGtcaaacacccccacacttttaaatatttgtaGGAAGGCTTGTGACATTTCCacaactcgtatggagtttcaTACTTATTCTTGTGTGATACTTTATTAAGAATGTAGTTAGCTGAAAGGATCGCTTCCCCCCACAAGTTCTGTGGTAATCCCGAACTCAATAACATTGcgttcattatttatttaagagtgCGATTTTTCCTTTCAGAAACATCATTAGATTGTGGTGAATAAGGCACAGTAGTTTGATGAATAACACCACTTCACagcaaaattcatcaaatggTGCTCCATATTTTCCACCTCTATCACTACGAATAATTTGTGTTCGTTTGTTTAATTGGTTTTCAACCTCATTCTTATAGTGTTTAAACACTTCAAGAGCTTTATCTTTACTTCGCAGCAGATATACATAAAAATACCTTGTGCAATCATCattaaaaataatgaaatacTTTTTTTTTCACCTCTAGTTTGCACAaactttaaatcacataaatcgGTGTGAATTAATTCTAGAGGCAAAGTACTTCTTTCCACAGATGGAAATGAGGCCTTTGTTAATTTAGCCTCCACACAAATCTCACATTTGTGTTTCTTGTTAACATCAATTGAAGGCAATAAGTGCTTTCTCTTTTTGATGGTATTTTGTTCCACCAAATTTTCCCTTGCCTCAATCCTTGTTTCGGCCTTCCTTTCGGATGCCCTGTTGTCCTCCTCTATTCGTAGGCGCACGATCAAGTTTTCAAGACTTATCTCTTTGTGTttatttttgagataattcttaAAGTCTTTTCTCACAGGAGGTAACTTTTCGATCCTGGCCGCCACTTGGAATGAGTCACTAAGAGTCATTCCCTCCACATGAATTTCTTGCAAGATCACTTGTAATTCTTGCACTTGGCCATAACTGGTTCAAATAACGTTTTAAGATTGTTGGTTTAAAACACTAGTCTTGGGATTTATTGAGTATATGCGAGTGAACAGAATGGCTATAGGAAAATTAGTCGAGGCAAGAGTTTGACTCTCTTTTTTTAAAACGTTATTGCCCCGCCCCAATGCTTACGGCTATTGACAAAAAATTTCCCAAGATACAACGACTACGACTTTAAAATAGTAGCACTACAAATTTTAAAGTCACACGAACTTATGTTCAGAACGCTATGAATTCGAATTTTACTCGTTCAACTTAAAAATCCAAACCCAAGATTTTATGTCTTGTAAAATTTGGATCTAAGTGTTTTGCTTAAAATTCGAAACACCTCtcgaatttaattctaaagatCGAATATAAGTGCAAAAAGCTTAGAAAATCCGAACCAAGATTTAATGTCTTGTAATTCGAATTTTAAGCGCTAAAAGCTTAAAAATTCgcagaaaaattaaacaaaagagAAGATAATAGAAAATGGTGTGTTATGCAAATGAGAGAGGATCCCTATTTATGAACGTTGAAAAACCTTAATGGAGAGACATAACTCTTCCCAAGCACCACTTCACATGAAGTGATGCAACTCTTCTCAATCACACGACCAAAAGGCCGTGTGACTAATTTGAATCACTCGGCCATGTGGCCGGGTGGTTtacttatattatatatatatatatatatattacaaaatataatataatataatataatatatatctcgcttttcattaaatatttaaatcgataaaattcaaactaaattaatttttcattcaCCCTAtcgagaaataattttttttacgaaTTTTACTCGCGATATAAAATTCATTCGTAATTTGTTCAAATTATTTATCAACTTTAAATGAGTACACAACTCATTTTTCCAACAAGTATTTGTTTTAAGTTTTCGCAGTTTTCTTTGATTATTGattgtttaagttttaatttcatgcttaagtatttgttagtaggtgatttcaggacgggtcactacagttcaTCTTTGTTCTGTCCAACATTTAACATAAGTTCTAAAATAGATGAGTGCTATGCATTATTATCTTATCAAATATATCGACTTATCATTGTCATATTGTGCATATTTCATCTTCTCATGTATGAGTTGAATAATGGTTAAATGTAAAaactgaaatatatatatagatctaATACCATTGAGAAATAGAAGAAACTTAAATATTCCGACGATATAAAATAAAGTATGAATTGGTttaaaaatatatcattaaaaTAACATAGAAGTCCAATAAAATGATACCGATGGAAGCACCAATGGGGTGGTGCAAATTGTACAAGAGCAAATGGAAACACTAAAGCTATTTGTCATGCAGAGTTGATGTCTTAACCTTTGAAGATATATAAAATAGTAGCGATTGATTAAAATCTCGACATTTGTGACCAAATTACATCGAATTTAGAaggaatttgatgaaacaaCTCATGAATCGTGTGTGGCTTACTATAATGTATTGGACCACATTCATGAGGTTCCTCCAAGTGGAAAATTTCCCATTTGAATTCTTCCTGCTCGTTTCTCTCTTCACACGTCGCATGTCTTTCATCCTTCCGTGCGCAAACCCTGCATGTTGGACTCACCATTGGCCAAGCTCGTGTAAAGAGAACAGTTTTGATTGGATTCGATCTTGAGATCTCGtatgaaatttaagattttGGTACGAATGAGTTGTAAATCATCGGGTATACCCCAAGACTTTAAAtattcaataaatatatatattacctCCAATTTTACATATTTTTGGAATATATGTCAGTATACACACTTTACAATTTATGTCAATGGATGATAGGCTTTAGCCCCAACACATGGTTTTAGGACTTTGTCACCAACTTCCTTGACTTTCTGGGCAGACTTTAGCCCCAATACATGGTTTTAGGACTTTGTGGAGACCTGTGTTTTTTTACGAAAATACCattcttatattaaaaaataatctttGTATGGATTTTTTTgtgtatatgttttttttttccaaaaaataattatgactctcctaattttttttaatacatgGGAAGccccacttttttttttttttttcaaaaaagaaagacacacacacacatcttaaaatttttaaaaagacCATAATTTATCATGCGTACGAATATGTAAATTTGATTTAAGGATAAATGTACTTTAAATCCCTAAACTCAAATTTAAGTTTGTGATTATTCCCCTTTTATAAAAGAAAAGTGTTTACACTCtcttatccaaaaaaaaaaataaatttatgttcacttgtatttttttggaaaaaagttgatacaaaatattgaaaatatggtacgaaTACAtaatatttgagtatcaagattTTTGAAGACTCAAACATGTaatcaaatattgatattatTGACACATTTGTTTTTTTGGATTAATATTGATCTCGattgcttaaaaaaaaaaatgaaatatagaTCTCGAACTCCATATATATCCGATGACGCTTGACCAAAAGACTAGCtaaacaatttaaaaaataatgataaaataaaataagaagagcTGATGTAGATTGATGgatgaaataataataaatgaataagtatatataaaataaaaaataaaataaaatgaatatgtattattattattattataataatgaaATGTCCACCATTcaaatgtatgtatatatagagACATGTATCTAGCATTATGTGTCATGTACACCCACCCCACCCCCCCCGCCCCCCAACACACTTCCTCTTTTGCGAGTCTTATGGGTTTACACAACCAGCTCTCCGACCTTTCGTCGGAATCGGTACTCACATTGACGGTCGTGCTCGTGGCCAATAGCGTAAGTTATCTCCACGCCTTCTTCTCCGCTATCTTGCACACATTCGGCCTCTTCTCTCCCCGCGGCTGCGACCAGGATCGCCACCGTTTCGAGCCCTCCGTctacggcggcggcggcggcgtcGGTTCCGGCCTGGCTGGCCTCGTTCTCCTCTGCGACCAATTGAATCTGAACCAGGTCTGCTCGTACGCCAGGCGATCCGAGGAAGATGCGGATTGCGTCGTGTGCCTCGACCGGCTGGGGGAAGGGGAGAAGGTGCGCAGGTTAGCCTGCCGCCACGTCTTCCACAAGGATTGCCTTGACGGCTGGCTGGAACACCTCAACTTCAACTGCCCGCTCTGCCGTGACCCGCTGGTGTCCGACGAGCGCGTGGATTGCACGCAGAGGCGCGTCGCCGACGATCTCCTCGCGTTTTTCCCAATCCAATGATGGCGCGTCTCACCGGCGCGTGGGGATCCCCGGCtctgaatttttttcttttttcctttttttttttgggggagTTTTCCGGCTGGTTTTTGAAGAGTTTCTACACGaggctctttttttttttcctccttAATAGTCTTATATGTAAATGATAATAAATAATCATTAAATTGTAGTATTTTATGGATTATATTATATTTCGATatcgaaatattttttttagtggaAAAAATTATGTGCATATGTATTTCAAGTCGAAATATGTACTGTatcatattattaaaaaaaattatgtttttttgtcattattattatttaaacttCCTGATTAAGCTTTTGGCGATAGAACTAATAAATCAGAGACAAATATTGTGATGTATgaaggtttttaaaattttttgtgtgaaaactataataaataaatttgtttaCAACTGTAAAACTATTGAAAATTTATTGATTAGAATTGGATCGCTGAAGGGGAAAAAAAATTCAGTGTTCATACATTTGACATCAGAATAATGATTGTTATGTTTCATAATTTGCGTACAGTAAATATCTTCCAGAATTTAATCTATGATTTTATATGGCTCATATATCCTTAAATGATTCTCCTCGTCAACTCGTTAGATCATTTAGATTATTCACATCTTTACCatctttattatttattatatatcttTCAATGCTATCGAAGACATCAAAATTTCTTTCTCGAATTGTACCCAAACCTTTGGATGTATTAATGCTTAGCGGGTCGTTTCAGCCCGGAACCGATCCATTGAGCTCGGAACCAGACCCGGTATGGAAGAATTCCATTATATAATGGATTGAACCGGTTTAGAATTTTATGAACCGGTACAACCGGTTCCGGTTCCGTTCCTAGAGATCGGGCCATAACCGGATCCGCCCGGAACTggtgatttttttaaaagtatatgagaaaaaaaaagaaaatgggAAAAAggctaatttaaaaaaaataataataatgggcTTTGTAGCTGTTGGCCCAATTCAGTAGCCAACCCAACGGCTAttggatttattttttttcaatttcgCCCCAAATTTAGGAGCCAAATTGTAAACATTAATTCTTAAAAAGgacatatttcaaaaaaattttttttaaaaaaagcatcGGAACCGGTTAGATCTGAACCGGTCCTTTGTTTGGATCAGTTCCAAGGTTGTTACCTTGGAACCGAAACAGGGTTCCGATTTCATTGGACCTGAAACCAGTCCGATGGAACCCTTAAGGGCATTTTCAACCCTGCGCCAAAATAGCGTGAAATGCTATTCTGACGCAGGGTTGTTTCTCCAACCCATGAAATAGCGTCCAATGAATTACCTCCCTGCGTCAAATCTGACGCAGGAAGGACCCCTGCGTCGAATTTGACGCAGGGGTTTTtactttctttttttaaaatttttttttaattgtttttattattatttatttaatgtaaataaaattaaattttaaaaaagaaaaaatagtttaatttttaaataatgaatTGTAATTAaggtattatttaaaaaattatttttttctgattaattaaaaaataattagtttgtgttatagtaattaaaaatatttaataatttttaaaataattagacaatatttaatttctaataatatattattataataataccaaattaatatatttatcattttagttatattattgtaattattaatattataatattaatataataaaaattatatgtaatgtaattaattaattcaaatgtataaatatatatgtttatgaATAATAAAAAGTAAGGTAAAAGgaatatttcgagaatattttttttagagtaaGATTTAAAGTAAGTGGGTTGGAGATGAATGTTATATTTGGTGCAGAAATTGCATTATTTTAGAATAAAGCGGCTTTAAAATAAAGTTTTGGGTTGGAGATGGCCTAAGCATGCCTACTTGGATGGATAGAattcaatatgaacaaaataGTTATTTATGCATCTCCCACCTTTTTCTCTCATACCATGATACCACTCCACACGTTCAATTGTTCTATTTCCACGTATTTCAAAAACTAAACCCCTCAACTTATTCCAATCTTCTCAACTGCTCACATGACCCCTTTTATCCTCTCCTTTCCCGTCAGTTATTTTGCCCATCAGTTTCTTTTACACACTCAACGCGTGTGTCATGTCTGCTAGTTTCAATAAAAGATGGCATCATGTAATCATAATCTAAGGACTAAACTTTCTTGCGGTAAAAAGAGAAATACTTCAAGTGTAAGACAAAAACATCCAACAAAAATTATGATGTgttgttttgatttatttttgtttagacgAATTTTGATGTGTGTAGTAGCATATGAATTATTATCATGAAATGACTGTCAGAATCAAATATTAaaggagtgtttgcaatcactaaaaaaatgattgttagattttggcttaaaaaatcattttcgtGTGTTTCTCAAACCCAATTTATGTGTTagtttatgcttaacttaattaaaattcaaaagctAGTCATATGATGATCATGATTCTCAAAaagtgattttaataaaaatgtcAATGTTAAAATCACTATAattacttatttatcaaacattacccaactttgatttttagattttcacaattGTTTCCAAATGCtaccaaattttgaattttcttaactttttttataataaataaatttaggccccgtttggatttggtatacatttttttaaaaaagcacttttttaagctataatttttggcttttgaaaaagctctaattttgacttaaaaaagtgcttatttaagcacttttctGGTCAGccaaacactttattaaatgaaaagcacttaaaaaagtgcttttttggcctgacttttgaaaccaaacggggccttaATAACTTCTACAAAAGTATAATCTTTTGCAAACACTTCCTAAGTGATAAACCAATCTAGATGGTAAAGACAATACAGATGATTAACTAATCAGGGATAGACAATAAATTCAAGTAACAACTATCCTTCGAACAATTCCCAAAAAAGAAGTTTCGTCGGTCATCTACGCCAAAAAACATTAAATGTGACATGTTATATAACAATAACCCTCCAATGCTCAACTCATACTTAGCCGGTAACGTTTTCCCGATTAAGTGCGAATGTTTGGAATGTAAAACTCGACCGAGGGTTTTGATCTATTTATAAGGTTTTTATGGAGTCGTGTTTTTTTAACCCAATATAAGCCTAAATTAAACTTTATTCAttggaataaaatatttaaattgagcTGTCTCCGTAAACTATTTATTTGTATATCGATTTATTGAATTGCATTCGATTGGGATTCAGATTTATAATGTTCAATTGATGACAAGCTAAGATCCATTGTAAATAACAAAAAGTTGTCCACTTGTTTAAATTGAATTCAACCCAAGATATTGCCACAAGTATCTCGAAGCTCAGCACATATTTTTGGGCTTGGGTTCCGTTAGATTTCGTTTAGAAAAGCATATGCGGAAGCCCATTATGTTTGGGTAGATAAAACTGGTCCACTCGTGTCAATAATAACAAAcaatatttttgataaaaaaaaatagattataATTTTATGAGATGCTTTTATGGATCTATATCCTTTAAATAAATTCGTGAGATAAATCGATTCAATTTATATTTGcagtaaaaattaataattttggcaTAAAAAGGATCACTTTTCACGAATCGACTTGGGATTTGGGAATGATATGTGAGATAGTTTCATAGGAGTTTTgtaaaaaattaatatgtttTCATTAGCGATGTCGGACAACAAATTTATCTAATAAAATTGACTCATGATAACAACTCACggaatttttgttttattttatttcggaaaaataaatcaacaaacttaattttaatttataaaaagcAAAATATTAAAATGGTGAATTGTTACAAGCCCAAGAAAccctttttgattttttttaatatttaaataatgtaATTGAATTTTTTATATCTCGAAAAAGTCATACAATATCAGCCGTAAGTTTGTCCCAAAATATTTATCAATTCTACTCatatatatttacaataaaaaaaaacacaattgacataaaattaatACATGTTTATGAATGatccaaataaaatattagtTTACAAAATTGATGGGTGAGGCTGTCTTACAAAAGTTGTTGtggtttataattgatttttaattgtaaatacatcatcttttcaattcattaattgtttattagtattttttattaaaaaaattgttggCTTTTGCTTTCAAGTATACATTACTCTTCTATTTCATTGATCAAACATTTCAGTTATGTGGTTAAAAACTAGAAAATTAATATAATCAACACACTCAATATTTAGCAGGAAGCTAATCGATTAAATTTCATTATAATATGGAATTACTGATTTAAGTTTCACTAGAAAATTAATATAATCAATACACTCAATTATTAGCAGGCTACTTTTTATCACATACCGATACGGCGATACACAATAATTTGGAAACATTGGAATATAAGCCAGAAGACATGAACAGGAGTCTTTCCTAcaagttattattatatataaacataGAAATATGTTATGGAAACATTGGAATATAAGCCAGAAgaacaaatttttaaataaattacatatttattaaataaagaaaaaataatttacTTTACTCAACCGATATGGTCACACTATCACGATGTCACAACTTGATGCGTCGACATACCGATACACAATAATTCGTAGACTTTTTATTCATGTGACATTaatgaatatattaaataaacaactacattttttttatttgtaaacaCTAAACaactaattatatatataaaattaaataccggCATTAAATATAGTTTGACTAGTACTCTTTCCAAGTATtccaattcaaaatgaataaaataaaataaaatatatgtatgTCGATGCAACAGATCAATGTCGTGTGAGGAGATGGGGAGCCCGTATTTAATAAATTAGTATAACTACCAAGTTTCAATTAAAGATTGATTAGGTTTTAATGACATTTTTTCCCTATAATTAAAGAAAATACCAAATATACCCCTTCACATCGATTttaaaacaaactgataaagaATACTTTCGTAAATCCATGCATCAGTTTTTCCAATTATTTGCTCGGGAATGATTTGACCCCTACTTTTCAATTTTCATGGTTCTTAAACAAATTAAAGGAgaactattttatttttctaatttatattttatcaataaaTTTGATCTCTTGTAATAATACGAAAAAGTCTAAAATTTCTCGATCCACGACTTGGATCGcaataaaataagaaagataCGATATAGTTCAAGATTTAAAAAACACATGAAACATGATATTCCACCCTGGATGAATAAAACTGAgtctgcatatatatatataagctgcTGGAATAATTTGTTTTAACATGGAAAGGAAGG comes from the Henckelia pumila isolate YLH828 chromosome 1, ASM3356847v2, whole genome shotgun sequence genome and includes:
- the LOC140876059 gene encoding E3 ubiquitin-protein ligase RHA2A translates to MGLHNQLSDLSSESVLTLTVVLVANSVSYLHAFFSAILHTFGLFSPRGCDQDRHRFEPSVYGGGGGVGSGLAGLVLLCDQLNLNQVCSYARRSEEDADCVVCLDRLGEGEKVRRLACRHVFHKDCLDGWLEHLNFNCPLCRDPLVSDERVDCTQRRVADDLLAFFPIQ